TACTCCACCCGGAACAGGAGTAATGTATGCAGCTCGTTCGTAAGCGCTAGAAAAGTGAACATCACCCACTATATTTCCGTTATTTAATCGATTAATACCAACATCTATGACTATAGCCCCTTGTTTTATCCAACTACCGGGAATAAAATTTGCTTGACCTACCGCCACAATTAATAAATCAGCATTTTCAATGTATATTTTCAAATTTTGAGTAAAACGATGAGTAACAGATACCGTACAACCTGCCAATAATAATTCCATAGTCATAGGCCGACCAACGATATTTGATGCTCCAACTACAACCGCATGTAATACAAACATATCTATATTATACCATTCTAACAAAGTAATAATACCTCGAGAAGTGCAAGGACGTAATGTAGGAGATCGTTGACATAAACGCCCGACATTATATGGATGAAAACCATCTACATCCTTATCAGGAGCAATATGTTCTAAAACATTTATTTTATTTAACTTATTTGGTAATGGCAACTGAATTAAAATACCATCTATACGATTATCATTATTTAAAGTTTCAATTAATTGAAAAATCTCATTTTCTGTAGCCGTAATAGGTAAAGTATAAAGAAATGAAATCAAACCCACTTGTTCACATGCTTTTTTCTTATTAGTTACATATATCTGAGAAATTGGATTATGTCCTACTAGAATCATAGCCAAACCTGGGGCACGTTTTCCGGAATTCATATTTTTACGTACTTGTTTAGCTATTTCTTGTTTTATTTTTTCAGAAACATATTTACCATCAATTATCTTAGCGATCATTTTAAAATATATCCAATGAATTATATATTAACACGATGATATTATTTTCTGTAATATATATTACTATTAATTTTAAATTATATACTTTCTCTAAGCATATATTTCTTAAAAGAAAATATATGATCTAATAAGATATCTCGAAAAAAGAATAATTATTTAGTAAAATATACAAGTAACGCGCTCTTAACTCAATTGGATAGAGTAACAGCCTTCTAAGCTGTAAGTTATAGGTTCGAATCCTATAGGGCGCATATCATCATATGTAATTGATCACACCAATTACATAAATCAGTCTTAATTAAATAATTCATATAACATGATTTAATAAAAATGTGTATACTTGATAATATATGCTTTTGATTTAATAAAAATAGATTTTTAATAAATAATAGTATCAAGCATATTTCATTAGTATAGTAAAAATATCATGATATTAGGAATTGCTTTTGCTGTAATCTCAGGATTATTATGGGGATTGATTTTTATAGGTCCTTTATTAATACCAGAATACCCCAGCATATTACAAGCATCGGGTCGTTATATTGCGTTTGGATTAATTTCATTACCACTATCATGGTGTGATAGAGCGCGTTTACGCAAATTATTATTAAAAGATTGGTTAGAAGCAATAAAATTAGTTTTAACAGGTCATATAGTATATTATACTTGTTTAACAAGCGCTATTCAACGCATCGGTGTTCCAATTTCAACTGCTATTATCGGTACATTACCTCTAATGTTAACTGTAACAACACATATCATTTCTCCTAATGAACAAAAATTACCAAACCATACTTTACTAATATCATTGTTTTTAATGGGAACGGGATTATTATGTGTAAATATTTCTGAATTGCGAGCTGAGTTCTTTATACTTAATATATGGCAATATGTAAGCGGAATAATTTTGGCAATTGTTTCTGTTTTATGTTGGGCATGGTATGCATTAAGAAATGCACATTGGTTAAAAACACATCCACACAATAAGCCCATGACTTGGGCTAATGCACAAGGCATGGTTACGTTACCACTATCGTGTCTCGTTTATTTTTTTGTATGTATCTGGTGTTCGGATCTGATCCAAGATGAATTTGCATTACCCTTCGGGCCTAGACCGATTTTTTTTATTTTTTTGATGGTATTAATTGGATTCTGTTGTTCTTGGTTAGGGACATTCTTTTGGAATGAAGCTAGCCAAAGATTACCGACAACATTAATAGGACCATTAATTGTGGTAGAAACTGTAGCAGGTTTAATATATTCATGCATACATCAACAATTATGGCCATCTCCCTTAATTTTAATTGGAATGTTCTTACTAATTTCTGGAGTTACATGTATCATGCAAATTCGTAAGAACACACACTAAAATAATTTTTTAAAAATTATTGATCTTTAAATAAATAATTAGAAGAATTTTGTTAAAACAGAGCATGTCATTTTAATTTACAACAAATAAAACTCATGTACGCACCAAATCAACTATAATCAATAATAAATGGTGACAATACTCCTGCATACAATTATTTAATACATTTATTATTTATATAAGTTCAAATCTATTTATCTGTTGATAACGCATATTTATTTACCCATGTAATGTCATTACATATTAATTAGATTATGTACGCACGAATCTATTATATCATATCATTTCTTAATATTATTCATATTAAATTATTATATTTATATTAATTATTATTTTTATTTTTTGAAAAAAAATGTGGTGTATACACCTGTATTTTTTTTAGATTTTTAAATTTTTCACAAAATTAATGATATTTATAATAACGTTGATAACATATTATATAGAGTTTTCTAATTCATAAAATTTTAGAAATCATTTTTCTGTGCCCGTTTATTGACATAACAATGCCAAATCCTGCCATTAATACTAATAAAGATGAACCACCGTAACTTATTAATGGCAATGGAATGCCTACTATTGGTAGTAGACCGCTAACCATACCAACATTTACGAATATATACATAAACAATACTAACATAAAACTTCCAATAATTAATCGCCCAAACATATGCTGCGTGTTGATAGCGATAAAGAGTCCGCGCAGTATAATCCCTAAATATAACGACAATAATATTAATATCCCAAAAAATCCTAGTTCTTCTCCTATCACTGAAAAAATAAAGTCAGTATGACGTTCTGGTAAAAATTCTAACTGTGATTGTGTCCCATGTAGCCATCCTTTTCCAGTAAAACCACCTGAACCGATAGCAATTTTTGATTGAATAATATGATACCCGGCGCCTTGCGGATCGATTTCTGGATGTAATAGAATCTCTATTCTAGATCGCTGGTAATCGTGCATACAAAAAAACCAAAATATAGGAGCAAATAAAACCATGAGTAATAATGTAAATACAATTAATTTCCAGCTAATTCCAGATAAAAATAGTGCAAAAAATCCAGAACTAACTGTTAAAATTGCTGTGCCTAAATCTGGTTGTAACAACATAAATATGGTAGGAATCATAATTAATAATAGTACAATACCAACATTTTTTAAGGATGGAGGATGCTGCTCCCTATCAATATAACGCGCTACCATGAGCAAAACAGAAATCTTAACTATTTCTGATGGCTGAAATCTTATAATACCAAAATCTAACCAACGTTGAGCTCCTTTGCTAATTTGACCAATCATATTGACTGAGATTAATAATATAAGACATAAAAAATATATATACGGTGTCCAAAATTCATAAGTTCTGGGTGGAACTTGTGCTAAAAAAAACATCAACAATAACCCTCCTATAATTTGAAACACTTTGAGTCGCATCATTTCAAAATTTTGACCACACGCGCTCCACATTATGAAAATTCCGTATAATAATAAACAAATAATTAATAGAAATAATGTTAAATCAATATGGTACCTATTCCATAATGAATTTTTCCGAATAATTTGACTCATGATGCATTACGATAACTAGTTAGATTGACAAAATAAATAAAAAACAACTCAATTAAATGTTTATTTATTGCAATAAGACATAATCAAATATTTTTCTTGTAATTGATCCTATTGATACTCCAATTCTAGCGTTTTCTAAAATTACTACCACAGCTACCGTGGGATTTTCGTATGGAGCGAAAGCAGTCATTAATTTATGATCCCTAAGAGATTCAGAAATCTTACTTGGATCATAATTTTGGTTACTTTTTAAATTAAATAATTGTGCTGTACCAGATTTGGCTGCTGCTTTATATGAAGTGCCAGAAAAACTCCCACTTACTGTGCCATTTGGACGATTGGCTGCTCCAAACATTCCATCTTTAGCTATTTTCCATACATTTGATTTCGGGTCACCTACCTGGTCACATTCCGTTTGATGGTATGGAACACAATTTTTTTC
This genomic interval from Candidatus Blochmanniella pennsylvanica str. BPEN contains the following:
- the folD gene encoding bifunctional methylenetetrahydrofolate dehydrogenase/methenyltetrahydrofolate cyclohydrolase FolD, coding for MIAKIIDGKYVSEKIKQEIAKQVRKNMNSGKRAPGLAMILVGHNPISQIYVTNKKKACEQVGLISFLYTLPITATENEIFQLIETLNNDNRIDGILIQLPLPNKLNKINVLEHIAPDKDVDGFHPYNVGRLCQRSPTLRPCTSRGIITLLEWYNIDMFVLHAVVVGASNIVGRPMTMELLLAGCTVSVTHRFTQNLKIYIENADLLIVAVGQANFIPGSWIKQGAIVIDVGINRLNNGNIVGDVHFSSAYERAAYITPVPGGVGPMTVVTLIQNTLQAYDDHHLVR
- a CDS encoding DMT family transporter codes for the protein MILGIAFAVISGLLWGLIFIGPLLIPEYPSILQASGRYIAFGLISLPLSWCDRARLRKLLLKDWLEAIKLVLTGHIVYYTCLTSAIQRIGVPISTAIIGTLPLMLTVTTHIISPNEQKLPNHTLLISLFLMGTGLLCVNISELRAEFFILNIWQYVSGIILAIVSVLCWAWYALRNAHWLKTHPHNKPMTWANAQGMVTLPLSCLVYFFVCIWCSDLIQDEFALPFGPRPIFFIFLMVLIGFCCSWLGTFFWNEASQRLPTTLIGPLIVVETVAGLIYSCIHQQLWPSPLILIGMFLLISGVTCIMQIRKNTH
- the rodA gene encoding rod shape-determining protein RodA → MSQIIRKNSLWNRYHIDLTLFLLIICLLLYGIFIMWSACGQNFEMMRLKVFQIIGGLLLMFFLAQVPPRTYEFWTPYIYFLCLILLISVNMIGQISKGAQRWLDFGIIRFQPSEIVKISVLLMVARYIDREQHPPSLKNVGIVLLLIMIPTIFMLLQPDLGTAILTVSSGFFALFLSGISWKLIVFTLLLMVLFAPIFWFFCMHDYQRSRIEILLHPEIDPQGAGYHIIQSKIAIGSGGFTGKGWLHGTQSQLEFLPERHTDFIFSVIGEELGFFGILILLSLYLGIILRGLFIAINTQHMFGRLIIGSFMLVLFMYIFVNVGMVSGLLPIVGIPLPLISYGGSSLLVLMAGFGIVMSINGHRKMISKIL